The DNA sequence TCTGTACTCTCCCTCCGAATTCTCGCCATCCAGCGAAGTTTCCGTTCTGAAAGCGTTTACTCTGCGGAGAACCTGCCATGAATAATCGAACTGCAGCTCCTTGTTCCTGCTGCCGTATTCAAGGGATACGGAGATCTCAGGCGAAGGGTACGGGCTTCCCGCAGGGGACTGGGTGAAAACCAGGTCTACCGGCTGATCTTCAACTTCAACAATCAGTGATTCAGGTCGCAGATTCCAGTTCCCGGGATCGATGTTCAACGTAACAGTCCGGGAACGGTTTTCAAGCGGTTCCAGAGTAATGGTTGCGGATTCCAGCTCCTGCTCGAGAGGTCTCGCTTTTATGAGATTTCTCGTGTACAGATACGACAGGTTCATTTCCTCGCCCGTATTGATTGTCTCGGGGTATACTCCCCTCGCATCGATCACGGTGAAGGCGACCGAGTCGGGCCAGACTGTCATCCAGCCCAGCTGTGTAAAATCACCCTTCTCCGTGTCGGGCTCGGGGACAGCGCTGCCGGACGGCCCGGCGGATACGTACAGAATTCCGTTCTCGCGCTGGGCAGCGAAGAGATGAATGTGTCCTCCAACAACCGCAAGGGGGCTTTTCTCCTCCATGAGACTCTTGAAATCGTTGATAATGACCGAATCCTGCCATGCCATGAACCAGAACGGCTTGTGGGTTACGAAGATCCATGGTTCCTCAGGATCGATTCCGTCTACGAAATTCTCTATGGATTCCACGTCTTCCGCGGTAAGTACGTTTCCAATTGAAGAATCCCACACTACGAAAGTTATGCCGAATATCTCCTCGATTCTTGAAGGCTCGGTCCCGGTGTACCGCCTCCAGTAATCGGCCGTCTCATCGTTCCAGATATCGTTGTTTCCAGGCGTGTATACGAAGGGGAATGCGGTGGTGAGCCTTTGAAGTACAGGAAGGATGTGTTCCCAATCCTCAACAGCCGTTTCAACGTTACCATCACCCTCAACGAAATCTCCAACGGAGAGAACGATATCCGGTGACATCTCGATTATCGCGTCGACGGCTATCTCAAACTCGGTGTCGTCCGGTCTTCCCGTTCTGTCTCCCAGAACCGCTATCCTTACCGGGAACGAAGCGAGAAGGATAAGAAACATCGTCATCTTAATCCCCTTTTTCT is a window from the Candidatus Aegiribacteria sp. genome containing:
- a CDS encoding metallophosphoesterase; this encodes MTMFLILLASFPVRIAVLGDRTGRPDDTEFEIAVDAIIEMSPDIVLSVGDFVEGDGNVETAVEDWEHILPVLQRLTTAFPFVYTPGNNDIWNDETADYWRRYTGTEPSRIEEIFGITFVVWDSSIGNVLTAEDVESIENFVDGIDPEEPWIFVTHKPFWFMAWQDSVIINDFKSLMEEKSPLAVVGGHIHLFAAQRENGILYVSAGPSGSAVPEPDTEKGDFTQLGWMTVWPDSVAFTVIDARGVYPETINTGEEMNLSYLYTRNLIKARPLEQELESATITLEPLENRSRTVTLNIDPGNWNLRPESLIVEVEDQPVDLVFTQSPAGSPYPSPEISVSLEYGSRNKELQFDYSWQVLRRVNAFRTETSLDGENSEGEYRGSLQTNFADNSGQPASIPETVFTTATDGEKLYIFMEMEDCPQENEDYGGFIFNSTEGSVLWLKVYHDGSSEASIFTPEGDLIDWEAGFGTEVRVAENGWRIELAVDISLLELEDDHAYAHVYRSAGDDFGTWIYPIKFKPSTMGRIWLQ